Proteins from a single region of Desulfobacter postgatei 2ac9:
- a CDS encoding diaminopimelate decarboxylase family protein: MPMSPEFKQRLSTVVQDAVSAFGTPFHIYDEIGIIQTCQALNEAFAPIDGFKEYFAVKGLPNPTVMALLKTQGFGFDCSSVPEIELARKVGSNAEDIMFTSNNTTRRQLKAAMDQGGSIINLDDITLIAKLPAIPDLLCFRYNPGATRQGNAIIGKPEEAKYGLTREQIFSAYGQALELGVKRFGLHTMIASNERNYRYMIDTAEMLLELAEEVSRALDIRFEFINIGGGLGIPYEPDHKAFNLEGMAVGIIEAFENFKAKNGWVPKLYMESARYITGPHGVLVTSVINHKNTYRSYVGVDASMSALMRPGMYGAYHHIHIHGKPESAPLKTVDVVGALCENNDKFSIQRQLPETREGDILIIHDTGAHGHAMGFNYNGQLRPKELLLKTDGSIELIRRAETMDDYFATLNFEPQIITPGRS; encoded by the coding sequence ATGCCCATGTCACCTGAATTTAAACAGAGACTGTCAACGGTGGTCCAGGATGCCGTATCAGCCTTTGGCACCCCGTTCCATATCTATGATGAAATCGGGATTATTCAAACCTGCCAGGCCCTGAACGAAGCATTTGCCCCTATTGACGGATTCAAGGAGTATTTTGCCGTAAAAGGTCTGCCAAATCCCACGGTGATGGCACTTCTCAAAACCCAGGGGTTTGGGTTTGACTGCTCTTCTGTGCCGGAAATTGAGCTGGCCCGTAAAGTGGGAAGCAATGCCGAAGATATCATGTTCACCTCCAACAACACCACCCGCAGACAGCTCAAAGCCGCCATGGACCAGGGGGGCAGCATCATAAACCTGGACGACATCACCCTGATTGCCAAACTGCCGGCCATACCTGATCTGCTCTGTTTCAGATACAACCCCGGTGCGACACGCCAGGGAAACGCCATTATCGGAAAACCGGAAGAAGCCAAATACGGCCTGACCCGGGAGCAAATCTTTTCAGCCTATGGGCAGGCCCTGGAACTTGGCGTCAAACGATTTGGCCTGCATACCATGATAGCGTCCAATGAACGGAATTACCGATATATGATCGACACGGCGGAGATGCTTCTGGAGCTGGCTGAAGAGGTAAGCCGAGCCCTTGATATCCGGTTTGAGTTCATAAATATCGGCGGCGGATTGGGCATTCCCTACGAGCCGGATCACAAAGCATTCAATCTTGAAGGCATGGCCGTCGGCATCATCGAAGCCTTTGAAAACTTTAAGGCAAAAAACGGCTGGGTACCCAAGCTCTATATGGAAAGTGCCCGGTATATCACCGGTCCACACGGCGTTCTTGTCACCTCGGTGATCAACCATAAAAACACCTACCGCAGCTATGTGGGCGTGGATGCATCCATGTCGGCATTGATGCGCCCCGGGATGTATGGTGCATACCATCATATCCATATCCATGGCAAACCGGAATCCGCCCCATTGAAAACAGTGGATGTCGTCGGTGCGCTGTGTGAGAATAACGACAAGTTCTCCATCCAAAGGCAATTGCCTGAAACCCGCGAAGGCGACATCCTGATTATCCATGATACCGGGGCCCACGGACATGCCATGGGCTTTAACTACAACGGCCAGCTTCGTCCCAAGGAGCTTCTGCTTAAAACCGACGGCAGCATTGAACTGATCCGCCGGGCAGAGACCATGGATGACTATTTCGCCACATTAAACTTTGAGCCCCAAATCATCACACCGGGGCGTTCCTGA
- a CDS encoding bifunctional acetyl-CoA hydrolase/transferase family protein/GNAT family N-acetyltransferase, whose product MDLKQICPDKLLTAAESVKKIRNGSRVFIGTGCGEPQHLIRTMVEDQSLQDIVVYQMLSTTLAQYLNDDNFSSRFSIKLFFISVLMRKFVFEGKIDYIPAYLSQIPKVFRNNEIGLDVALVQVSPPDAHGYCSLGISVDITLSGMKSAQITIAQVNPQMPRTWGDSLVHIDDIDYLVEYEEELLESLPKTKNKTVVERIGHYVSQLVDDGATLQIGFGHLPHAIMPYLAGKKDLGIHTQVITDALLPLFKQKVITNRKKNFLPERAVASLCMGSKELYNYIADNPMFYFRSSEFVNDPNVIARNDNLISISSALEVDLTGQVCTDSKGYLFYSGIGDQVDFIRGSAMSKGGFSIVIIPSTAQNGQVSRIVTHLSEGAGVATTRGDIDLVVTEYGIAEIRRKSIFQRVMELAQIAHPKFRKQLIEQAKQNHYIFSDQLPPTNQDLLFLNAYRYNMLLSGGKQLQVRPLQPSDEFESRNFYYSLQEDSIYFRFFNRRKVFSRRMLQQMWAQVDYSRNMTLIALMQQGKRKQIVAVASYAEVDQKSAEVAFLVQEELHGQGIATFLLSCLEKIARKNNYSGFTALVLAENRKMLNVFKNTYPHAEFIRGESGEIEVIMPFIIGKHNTPHDHSPE is encoded by the coding sequence ATGGATTTAAAACAGATTTGTCCTGATAAGCTACTCACGGCTGCAGAAAGTGTAAAAAAAATTCGCAATGGTTCACGGGTATTCATCGGTACAGGGTGCGGAGAACCCCAGCACCTGATCCGGACCATGGTCGAAGACCAGTCCCTTCAGGACATTGTTGTTTATCAGATGCTGTCAACCACCCTGGCGCAATATCTCAATGATGATAATTTTTCGTCCCGGTTTTCCATTAAACTATTTTTTATTTCCGTTCTTATGCGTAAATTTGTATTTGAAGGAAAAATTGATTATATCCCGGCATACCTTTCCCAGATCCCAAAAGTTTTCAGGAACAATGAAATCGGCCTGGATGTTGCGCTGGTCCAGGTCAGCCCGCCAGACGCTCATGGTTACTGCTCTTTAGGCATTTCCGTGGACATCACTCTTTCCGGAATGAAAAGTGCGCAGATTACCATCGCACAGGTCAATCCCCAAATGCCCAGAACTTGGGGAGATTCGTTGGTGCACATCGACGATATCGATTATTTGGTTGAATACGAAGAAGAACTTCTGGAATCCCTGCCCAAAACCAAAAATAAAACCGTGGTCGAGCGCATCGGCCATTATGTCAGCCAGTTGGTGGATGACGGTGCCACACTGCAGATCGGTTTCGGGCATCTTCCCCATGCCATCATGCCCTATCTGGCCGGAAAAAAGGACCTTGGTATCCATACCCAGGTCATCACGGACGCCCTGCTGCCTTTATTTAAACAGAAGGTTATCACCAACCGCAAAAAAAATTTTCTCCCTGAACGGGCTGTCGCATCCCTTTGCATGGGGTCAAAGGAACTATATAACTACATAGCAGACAACCCCATGTTCTATTTCAGGTCTTCTGAATTTGTGAATGATCCCAATGTTATTGCCAGAAATGACAATCTGATCTCCATCAGTTCCGCCCTGGAGGTGGATCTGACAGGTCAGGTATGCACGGACTCAAAAGGGTATCTGTTTTATTCGGGCATCGGTGATCAGGTGGATTTCATCAGGGGGTCTGCCATGTCCAAAGGCGGGTTTTCCATTGTCATCATTCCGTCCACGGCCCAGAACGGCCAGGTATCCCGTATTGTGACCCATTTAAGCGAAGGTGCCGGGGTCGCTACCACCCGGGGTGACATTGACCTTGTGGTCACTGAATACGGTATTGCGGAAATCCGCCGGAAAAGCATTTTCCAGCGGGTTATGGAACTGGCCCAGATTGCTCATCCCAAATTCCGCAAGCAGCTCATTGAACAGGCCAAGCAGAACCATTATATTTTCAGTGACCAATTGCCTCCCACAAACCAGGATCTGCTGTTTCTCAATGCATATAGATACAACATGCTCTTGTCCGGTGGAAAACAGTTGCAAGTGAGGCCGCTTCAGCCCTCGGATGAGTTCGAATCCAGAAATTTCTACTATTCCCTCCAGGAGGATTCCATCTATTTCCGGTTTTTTAACAGGCGCAAAGTTTTCTCCAGGCGTATGCTTCAGCAGATGTGGGCCCAGGTGGATTACAGCCGGAATATGACCCTGATCGCCCTGATGCAGCAGGGTAAACGCAAACAGATTGTGGCGGTGGCCTCTTACGCAGAAGTGGACCAAAAGAGTGCGGAAGTGGCATTTCTGGTGCAGGAGGAGCTTCATGGTCAGGGGATTGCCACATTTTTGCTGAGCTGCCTTGAAAAAATCGCCCGGAAAAATAATTATTCCGGGTTTACTGCCCTTGTCCTGGCCGAAAACCGAAAAATGCTTAATGTGTTCAAAAACACCTACCCCCACGCAGAATTTATACGGGGGGAAAGTGGTGAAATTGAAGTGATTATGCCTTTCATCATTGGAAAGCATAATACGCCCCACGATCACTCCCCGGAATAA
- a CDS encoding tRNA-dihydrouridine synthase family protein, translating into MTDNRPVLILAPLQGFTDVVFRQAYVRHFTGIDQAMAPFISTMSSRRLKPSRLKDVAPALNIALPVIPQILGNNPDDFIYLGDCLFDMGYTQVNWNLGCPHSKIAVKLRGSGLLSHPDKIDAFLSRVIPGMKPTLSVKIRLGRKSKEEILDLIAMFNTHKLDEIILHPRTGEQMYTGTADVDAFAGAMKACIHPMVYNGDIVDTASWEKIRQRFPQIRRFMIGRGILSNPFLPEQIKGVIFDSQNADAQDQDRQTRERLKTFHADLFNSYKQVFSGPAHLIGRMKGLWSYLGPSFEKSKKPLKKLLNSTSEQAYLDRVGEFWDMDLKFCPDRIE; encoded by the coding sequence ATGACAGATAATCGACCCGTTTTGATACTGGCCCCTTTGCAGGGCTTTACCGATGTGGTGTTCAGACAGGCTTATGTCCGGCATTTTACCGGCATTGATCAGGCCATGGCCCCGTTTATCTCCACCATGAGCAGCAGGCGCCTGAAACCGTCCAGGCTGAAAGACGTGGCTCCGGCTTTGAATATAGCCCTTCCCGTGATCCCACAAATTCTGGGAAATAATCCGGATGATTTTATCTATCTTGGAGATTGTCTTTTCGACATGGGCTATACTCAAGTCAATTGGAACCTCGGATGCCCTCATTCAAAAATTGCAGTAAAACTGCGTGGCTCAGGCCTTTTATCCCATCCGGATAAAATAGACGCCTTCCTTTCCAGGGTAATTCCGGGCATGAAGCCTACATTAAGCGTTAAGATTCGTCTGGGCCGTAAAAGCAAGGAGGAGATTTTGGACCTGATTGCAATGTTCAATACCCACAAGCTTGACGAAATTATCCTGCATCCCAGAACCGGGGAACAAATGTATACAGGCACCGCTGATGTTGACGCCTTTGCAGGGGCCATGAAAGCCTGTATCCATCCCATGGTATATAACGGAGATATTGTGGACACGGCATCATGGGAAAAAATCCGGCAGCGTTTTCCGCAAATCAGACGTTTCATGATCGGCAGAGGCATTCTCTCCAATCCCTTTTTGCCCGAGCAGATCAAGGGGGTGATATTCGATTCCCAAAACGCCGACGCCCAAGATCAAGACAGGCAAACGCGTGAACGATTGAAAACCTTTCACGCGGACCTTTTTAATAGTTACAAACAGGTTTTTTCAGGCCCGGCGCACCTTATCGGGCGCATGAAGGGATTATGGAGCTATCTGGGGCCCTCCTTTGAAAAGAGCAAAAAACCGTTGAAAAAACTGCTCAACTCAACTTCGGAGCAGGCTTATTTGGATCGGGTCGGTGAATTCTGGGACATGGATTTAAAATTCTGCCCGGACAGGATAGAATGA
- a CDS encoding glycosyltransferase family 2 protein, which translates to MVMIRENIRNKNKIAALACILAVLAAVFLYGTGGSSAIQFLKGVVWGRALIAVFSVFSSLALAELVWRIILVLKYRPIPGVSDDQLPTCTIVVPAYNEGRQVFDTLKSLAASNYPRNKIQLIAVDDGSMDDTWKWIKQAKRTLSLPVLTIRQPRNQGKRQALYDGFKKSRGTVLVTVDSDSMVEPDTLRNLVTPFALNPDVGAVAGNVRVLNQSQGIIPRMVDIVFVFSFDFMRVSQSMVRTVTCTPGALSAYRKSVVMGVLDKWRNQTFLGRPANIGEDRAMTNMILRQGYDVVFQQNARVFTEVPVAYTQLCKMYLRWARSNVRETIAMASFIFTRFRRGSMLGARINLVSDVIKLTVAQLFFLMSWGLILWNPAIFGSKTIVGIVLGSSLAATIYAFKFGKISSILAFVYGFFFFIALSWIKPYALITPHHSRWLTRACPKVNPDNDLHHQLGARQLT; encoded by the coding sequence ATGGTAATGATCAGAGAGAATATTAGAAATAAAAATAAAATTGCAGCCCTGGCTTGTATCCTGGCAGTTTTGGCAGCGGTCTTTTTATATGGCACAGGCGGTTCATCTGCCATCCAATTTCTTAAAGGGGTGGTCTGGGGGCGTGCGTTGATTGCCGTATTCTCGGTTTTTTCCAGTCTTGCCCTGGCAGAGCTGGTATGGAGAATCATCCTGGTTCTGAAATACAGGCCAATTCCGGGTGTGTCCGATGATCAGCTGCCCACTTGTACAATCGTAGTACCGGCTTACAATGAGGGTCGTCAGGTTTTTGATACCCTTAAAAGTCTTGCTGCCAGCAACTATCCCAGGAATAAAATTCAACTGATTGCGGTGGATGACGGCAGTATGGATGACACCTGGAAATGGATTAAACAGGCCAAAAGAACCCTTTCATTACCTGTTCTGACTATACGTCAGCCCCGGAATCAGGGCAAACGTCAGGCCCTTTATGATGGGTTTAAGAAAAGTAGAGGCACGGTTCTGGTGACAGTGGATAGTGACTCCATGGTGGAACCCGACACCCTTAGGAATCTGGTGACGCCTTTTGCATTAAATCCCGATGTCGGCGCTGTTGCAGGCAATGTTCGGGTACTCAACCAGTCCCAGGGTATTATTCCCCGGATGGTGGACATTGTTTTTGTGTTCAGCTTTGATTTCATGCGTGTCAGCCAGAGCATGGTCCGTACAGTGACCTGCACGCCCGGGGCACTGTCTGCATACCGTAAATCCGTTGTCATGGGTGTGCTTGATAAATGGCGGAACCAGACTTTTCTTGGGCGACCCGCCAATATCGGCGAAGACCGCGCAATGACAAATATGATTCTTCGCCAGGGCTATGATGTGGTGTTTCAGCAGAATGCCAGAGTTTTTACCGAGGTCCCGGTGGCTTATACCCAGCTGTGCAAAATGTATTTGAGATGGGCCAGGAGCAATGTACGTGAGACCATTGCCATGGCCTCCTTTATATTTACGCGGTTTCGCCGGGGATCAATGCTTGGGGCGCGGATCAACCTGGTTTCCGACGTGATCAAACTTACCGTGGCGCAGCTTTTTTTCTTGATGTCCTGGGGACTGATTTTGTGGAATCCGGCCATATTCGGGAGTAAGACCATTGTCGGAATTGTGCTGGGCTCCAGCCTGGCCGCCACGATTTACGCCTTTAAATTCGGCAAGATTTCCTCAATATTGGCATTTGTGTATGGCTTTTTCTTTTTCATCGCCCTGAGCTGGATAAAGCCTTATGCCCTGATAACCCCTCATCACTCCCGTTGGCTGACACGTGCCTGTCCAAAGGTCAATCCGGACAATGATCTTCACCACCAATTAGGTGCCCGGCAGTTGACCTGA